AAGGCGGCACGACAATGGCGTGCGCAAGCAACTTCCACGTCGAATGGCATTGCGACCACGCGGACTTTCACACTGCTGCGCTGAGTCCCGGCGCGAAATCGGGCGATACGCTCGTGCTCGGTTGCGTCGAGCCGCGCGGGGCGGGCAAATAACTGGCTGTGCAAATAGAAAGGCCGAGTCCCTCACGGGCCTCGGCCTTTTATTATTTCTCGTGGCTCATTTTTGGTTCTACATGAATTCGCGGAAAGGCGAATCCAGAAAGGTTTCCCAATTGTAGCTCCGGCACCGGATGCGCCACTCCCGGCGCCGGCTGCGAGACTGCGGGCGGATGACTATAACGGTTGCCCAGGGCGCCGACCGTCAATCTTCCTTGACTTCGCCGTCTTCGTCGACGGCCGGATCTACTGGATCGGCCGTTGGGTTCTCATCCGCGGGTTCGCCGGCCTCCGCCTCCGCACTTTCAGCTTCCGCCGCATCCGCAGCGTCGTCTGACTCAGCTTCCGCCGAATCCGCAACGTCGGCTGACTCGGCTACCGCCGCATCTGCAGCGTCGCCTGACTCAGCTACCGCCTCTTCCGCAACGTCGCCTGATTCAGCTACCGCCTCATCCGCAACGTCGGCTGATTCAGCTACCGCCTCATCCGCAACGTCGCCTGACTCAGCTACCGCCGCATCTGCAGCGTCGCCTGACTCAGCTACCGCCTCATCCGCAATGTCGCTCGACTCAGCTACCGCCGCATCTGCAGCGTCGTCTGACTCGGCTACCGCCACATCAACAACGTCGCCTGACGCATCGGGCTCCTGGATCGGCTCTTCCGTCGTCGTCGCAACAACCTCATCTGGCACGCCAGCCGTGCCGTCGTCGTTCGTAGTCATCGAAAATCCTCATAAGGTCGAGTTATTGGTAGAAACCCCCAGGGATTCCCAATGAAATGTGCGTCGCCAACGGTCGACTTTTTTATCGCAGGCAGCTTGCCCGGCGTGGGAGAGCACATAGTCTCACACGGGTAGCCCGACAATGAATCACAGCATCGACGCATTTGATTAGGATCTGTTGGCAAGCGAACAAATCGCGTGACTCGCGCAAAAAGCCCGTGTGTTCCCCCCGAACGTCTGCTTGGTGAAGCGCAGGCGAGATTCCGTATGCCGCCGCTCGAGGGCCGATGGTTGCCGTCCCCGGAAAACCGCGAGGAACCTCTTTTTAGCCGGTTTTGCGAACTGGCGCGAAGCGCCGCTTGCCCAGCGACGGTCCGATGCGACGAAAGCGCTCCCGCTTGTGTTCTTCCTCGAAGTGAGCCAGTGACGGCTTGACCAGATCGCTACGCGACACGATACCGACCAGACGCATGCTGTTTCTATCGGCGACCACCGGCAGGCGTTCGAGACCCAGCACGGCAAGCCGCGTCGCCACGAGCCGGCATGTTTCGGAGGGCAAGGCAAAGGCGGGGTTATGCTGCGCGAACACGTCGGCGAGCGTCATTGCGTGTTTTCGCTCCGGGTCTTCGGCGCAGAAACGTTCGAGCAACATGCGCTCGGCCACGCCGATCACCGCGCCGTCGCGTACCACCGGATAGGCGCGGCGCAGCTGGGTCGCGCCGAACAGCGTCTGCAGTGTTGCGCCGACCGTCGTGGCGGCATCGACCGATTCGACCGAGCCGGTCATCACTTCGTCGACATAGTGACGCTCGAGCGGATCGACGCCGTACTCGCGATAGATGTGATAACCGCGGCGCGCGATTTTCTCGGTCATGATCGAGCGTCGCATCACGACTGCGGAGAACCCGTGCGCGATCAGCGTCGCCGTCAGCAGCGGCAGCAGCGCGTTGGCATCGTGCGTGAGACCGAACGCGAACACGATGGCCGTCAGCGGCGCGCCGAGCGTCGCGCCGAGCGTCGCGGCCATGCAGACGAGCGGCCACAGCGCCGGCTCGCTGCCGGGCAACCAGTGCGCGAGCACCGTGCCGAGCCCGGCGCCGAGCATCAGCAGCGGTGCGAGCACGCCGCCCGACGTGCCCGAGCCGAGCGCGATGACCCACATCACCGCCTTCACGGCCAGCAACGCAAGCGCGACCTGCACCGCAATGTGCTGATGCAGCAGATCGCCGATCACGTCGTAACCGACACCGAGCGCGCGCGGTTCGAGCCAGCCGCCGATGCCGACCACGATGCCACCGAGCGCCGGCCACCACATCCAGTGGATCGGCAGTTTGCCGAACAGGTCTTCCACCTTGTAGAGCGCGGCGGACAGGCCCGACGCCAGCGCGCCCGACAGCACGCCGGCAACCGCGCACGACAGCAGCGACCAGCCATCGGGCACGGCGGTCTGCAGCGGAAACAGCGGACCTGTACCGAAGAAAATCGCTCGGGCGAAACCGGCGACCGCACAGGCCACCGCGACCGGCAGAAAACTGCGCGGCCGCCATTCGAACAGCAGCAGTTCGACCGCGAGCAGCACGGCCGCGACGGGCGTGCCGAACACCGCGGTCATGCCGGCCGCGGCACCGGCCACGAGCAGCGTCTTGCGTTCCGCCGACGTGACCTTCACGCATTGCGCGATCAGCGAGCCGAGTGCGCCGCCGGTCATGATGATCGGGCCTTCCGCGCCGAACGGCCCACCGCTGCCGATCACGATGCCCGACGACAACGGCTTGAGCACCGCCACTTTCGGCGACATCTTGCTCTTGCCGAACAGGATCGCTTCGATCGCCTCGGGAATGCCGTGGCCGCGAATCTTCTCGGAGCCGAAGCGCGCCATCAACCCGACGATCAGGCCGCCGATCACCGGCACACAGATCACCCACAGGCCGAGCGTGTTGGTGGCGGGCGAGCGGTCGACGAACGACAGCGTGCCGAAGAAAAACAGATTGGTGAAGAGGCGAATCAGGTTCAGCAGAGCAAAGGCGGCAAATGTGCTGACGACGCCGATGCACGCGGCGAGCGCGAAAATGCCGGGCAGCCGTGCGTTCGCCGCGAAGTCGCGTTTGTGGGAATCCATGCTCATGGTTAGTCGAGGTCGATCTGTGGAATCTGGAAGGAGCCTTCGAGTGATCTCAATTCGGCGCGGTGCAGTTCCGCGAGCCTCTCGAGTACCCGTTCCCCCGCTTTTTCAAGGTGGACTTCAACCTGGCGGCGATCGGTTTCGCTGACCTGGCGGCGCACCAGATTCAGTGCCTCGCAGCGCGATACCAGTGCGACGACGCCGTGATGCTGCGCCTGCAGACGCTCCGCGAGTTCACCGACGGTTGCC
The genomic region above belongs to Paraburkholderia sp. HP33-1 and contains:
- a CDS encoding mucin-associated surface protein encodes the protein MTTNDDGTAGVPDEVVATTTEEPIQEPDASGDVVDVAVAESDDAADAAVAESSDIADEAVAESGDAADAAVAESGDVADEAVAESADVADEAVAESGDVAEEAVAESGDAADAAVAESADVADSAEAESDDAADAAEAESAEAEAGEPADENPTADPVDPAVDEDGEVKED
- a CDS encoding chloride channel protein, with product MSMDSHKRDFAANARLPGIFALAACIGVVSTFAAFALLNLIRLFTNLFFFGTLSFVDRSPATNTLGLWVICVPVIGGLIVGLMARFGSEKIRGHGIPEAIEAILFGKSKMSPKVAVLKPLSSGIVIGSGGPFGAEGPIIMTGGALGSLIAQCVKVTSAERKTLLVAGAAAGMTAVFGTPVAAVLLAVELLLFEWRPRSFLPVAVACAVAGFARAIFFGTGPLFPLQTAVPDGWSLLSCAVAGVLSGALASGLSAALYKVEDLFGKLPIHWMWWPALGGIVVGIGGWLEPRALGVGYDVIGDLLHQHIAVQVALALLAVKAVMWVIALGSGTSGGVLAPLLMLGAGLGTVLAHWLPGSEPALWPLVCMAATLGATLGAPLTAIVFAFGLTHDANALLPLLTATLIAHGFSAVVMRRSIMTEKIARRGYHIYREYGVDPLERHYVDEVMTGSVESVDAATTVGATLQTLFGATQLRRAYPVVRDGAVIGVAERMLLERFCAEDPERKHAMTLADVFAQHNPAFALPSETCRLVATRLAVLGLERLPVVADRNSMRLVGIVSRSDLVKPSLAHFEEEHKRERFRRIGPSLGKRRFAPVRKTG
- a CDS encoding MarR family winged helix-turn-helix transcriptional regulator — encoded protein: MKVRTRKLVKSDFEQLSKFRYQMRRFERFSEQAAQNEGITPLQYLLLLHIKGYPERDWATVGELAERLQAQHHGVVALVSRCEALNLVRRQVSETDRRQVEVHLEKAGERVLERLAELHRAELRSLEGSFQIPQIDLD